A section of the Oncorhynchus tshawytscha isolate Ot180627B linkage group LG09, Otsh_v2.0, whole genome shotgun sequence genome encodes:
- the LOC112258051 gene encoding HLA class II histocompatibility antigen, DQ beta 1 chain-like isoform X1, translating to MYVLNCFSIHLLLLFSSLSEVVDSSDEDFAHDDAWCRFSSRDLHDMEYILEHHFNKIMVAQYNSTTERWTGYTAWGVISAEKWNEDPDEIPRRRSDMDVLCKPYANRIYNTTEMFMVEPNVTLRLEGPSSDSSLVCSVHFFYPKHIRVTWLRNGEEVTSDVTSTDVLANGLWSYQIQSYLKYTPTTGERITCMVEHISQTEPKLYYWDPSLSKSEKNKIVIGVCGLLLGVVFVVAGLIYWKKSTGRLLGLIGELDYGTCD from the exons ATGTATGTGCTGAATTGCTTCTCCATCCACCTGCtgctccttttctcctctctgtctgaagTGG TTGATTCCTCAGATGAAGATTTTGCACACGATGATGCATGGTGTCGGTTTAGCTCCAGAGATTTACATGATATGGAGTATATTTTAGAGCATCATTTTAACAAGATCATGGTGGCTCAGTACAACAGCACCACAGAGAGGTGGACAGGATACACAGCATGGGGAGTGATATCTGCAGAAAAGTGGAATGAGGACCCAGATGAGATCCCCAGGAGGAGATCAGATATGGATGTGTTATGCAAGCCATATGCTAATCGGATCTACAACACAACAGAGATGTTTATGG TTGAGCCCAATGTCACACTGAGGCTAGAGGGGCCATCCAGTGACTCCAGCCTTGTGTGTAGTGTCCACTTCTTCTACCCCAAACACATCAGAGTGACGTGGCTGAGGAACGGGGAGGAAGTGACCTCAGATGTGACCTCCACTGACGTACTGGCCAATGGACTCTGGAGCTACCAGATACAGTCCTATTTGAAGTACACACCCACAACTGGAGAGAGGATCACCTGTATGGTGGAGCACATCAGCCAGACTGAGCCCAAACTTTATTACTGGG ACCCCTCCTTGTCTAAGTCTGAGAAGAATAAGATAGTGATCGGTGTCTGTGGGCTGCTGCTGGGGGTGGTCTTTGTAGTAGCTGGACTGATCTACTGGAAGAAATCTACTG GACGGCTATTGGGTCTTATTGGTGAACTTGATTATGGGACTTGTGATTGA
- the LOC112258051 gene encoding DLA class II histocompatibility antigen, DR-1 beta chain-like isoform X2, with the protein MDVLCKPYANRIYNTTEMFMVEPNVTLRLEGPSSDSSLVCSVHFFYPKHIRVTWLRNGEEVTSDVTSTDVLANGLWSYQIQSYLKYTPTTGERITCMVEHISQTEPKLYYWDPSLSKSEKNKIVIGVCGLLLGVVFVVAGLIYWKKSTGRLLGLIGELDYGTCD; encoded by the exons ATGGATGTGTTATGCAAGCCATATGCTAATCGGATCTACAACACAACAGAGATGTTTATGG TTGAGCCCAATGTCACACTGAGGCTAGAGGGGCCATCCAGTGACTCCAGCCTTGTGTGTAGTGTCCACTTCTTCTACCCCAAACACATCAGAGTGACGTGGCTGAGGAACGGGGAGGAAGTGACCTCAGATGTGACCTCCACTGACGTACTGGCCAATGGACTCTGGAGCTACCAGATACAGTCCTATTTGAAGTACACACCCACAACTGGAGAGAGGATCACCTGTATGGTGGAGCACATCAGCCAGACTGAGCCCAAACTTTATTACTGGG ACCCCTCCTTGTCTAAGTCTGAGAAGAATAAGATAGTGATCGGTGTCTGTGGGCTGCTGCTGGGGGTGGTCTTTGTAGTAGCTGGACTGATCTACTGGAAGAAATCTACTG GACGGCTATTGGGTCTTATTGGTGAACTTGATTATGGGACTTGTGATTGA